In Grus americana isolate bGruAme1 chromosome 19, bGruAme1.mat, whole genome shotgun sequence, the following are encoded in one genomic region:
- the INTS2 gene encoding integrator complex subunit 2 isoform X1, whose protein sequence is MRGAAMAECSGLQFVSPYAFEAMQKVDVVRLAALSDPELRLLLPCLVRMALCAPADQSQSWAQDKKLILRLLSGVEAVNSIVALLSVDFHALEQDASKEQQLRHKLGGGSGESILVSQLQHGLTLEFEHSDSPRRLRLVLSELLAIMNKVSESNGEFFLKSSELFESPVYLEEAADVLCILQAELPSLLPIVDVAEALLHVKNGAWFLCLLVANVPDSFNEVCRGLIKNGERQDEESVGGRRRTEALRHLCKMNPSQALRVRGMVVEECHLPGLGVALTLDHTKNEASDDGVSDLVCFVSGLLLGTNAKVRTWFGTFIRNGQQRKRDNISSVLWQMRRQLLLELMGILPTVRSTHIVEEADVDMEPNVSVYSGLKEEHVVKASALLRLYCALMGIAGLKPTDEEAEQLLQLMTSRPPATPAGVRFVSLSFCMLLAFSTLVSTPEQEQLMVMWLSWMIKEEAYFESISGVSASFGEMLLLVAMYFHSNQLSAIIDLVCSTLGMKIVIKPSSLSRMKTIFTQEIFTEQVVTAHAVRVPVTGNLSANITGFLPIHCIYQLLKSRSFTKHKVSIKDWIYRQLCETTTPLHPQLLPLIDVYINSILTPASKSNPEATNQPVTEQEILNVFQGLSGGENTRLTQRYSITTQLLVLYYVLSYEEALLANTKILAAMQKKPKSYSSALMDQIPIKYLIRQAQGLQQELGGRSVCESLTCMQTEGAACFQPCGYCLHSALLRLLATNYPHLCIVEDWICEEQITGTDALLRRMLLTNIAKNHSPKQLQEAFSMLPGNHTQLMQILEHLTLLSAGELIPYAEVLTSNMNRLLNAGVPRRILQTVNKLWMVLNTVMPRRLWVMTVNALQPSAKVVRQQKYTQNDLMIDPLIVLRCDQRVHRSPPLMDITLHMLNGYLLASKAYLNSHLKETAEQDIRPSQNNAMGPEAPEVTREELKNALLAAQDSAAVQILLEICLPTEEEKAQSSNTHSLLKSVHSTTGPASPELEEEDSLLCNLREVQCLICCLLHQMYIADPNIVKLVHFQGYPCELLALTVAGIPSMHICLDFIPELIAQPELEKQIFAIQLLSFLCIQYALPKSLSVARLAINVMGTLLTVLTQSKRYAFFMPTLPCLVSFCQAFPPLYEDIMSLLIQIGQVCASDVATQTRDFDPIITRLQQLKEKPHEVSGLCKDSSNKSCSRDIASMDPDVRLCQCVENTIIEIINMSVSGV, encoded by the exons ATGAGGGGAGCCGCTATGGCGGAGTGCTCCGGCCTCCAGTTCGTCAGCCCCTACGCCTTCGAGGCGATGCAGAAGGTGGACGTGGTGCGGCTGGCCGCGCTGAGCGACCCCGagctgcggctgctgctgccctgcctggtgCGCATGGCCCTCTGCGCCCCCGCCGACCAGAGCCAGAGCTGGGCGCAGGACAAGAAGCTCATCCTGCGGCTCCTCTCGGGCGTGGAGGCCGTCAACTCCATCGTGGCCCTGCTCTCCGTGGATTTCCACGCCTTGGAGCAGGACgccagcaaagagcagcagctccg GCACAAGCTGGGAGGAGGTAGCGGAGAAAGCATCTTGGTGTCGCAGCTTCAGCACGGGCTGACGCTGGAATTTGAACACAGCGATTCACCTCGTCGGCTTCGTCTCGTGCTTAGCGAGTTACTAGCGATTATGAATAAG GTGTCAGAATCAAATGGTGagttttttctgaaatcttctGAGCTCTTCGAGAGTCCTGTTTAtctggaggaggcagcagatGTTCTCTGCATTTTGCAAGCAG AGCTGCCGTCGCTGTTGCCAATAGTTGATGTGGCTGAAGCTCTGTTGCACGTTAAAAATGGAGCCTGGTTCCTCTGCCTTCTCGTGGCCAACGTTCCCGATAGCTTTAATGAGG TCTGCAGAGGTTTGATTAAGAATGGTGAACGGCAGGATGAGGAAAGTGTTGGAGGCCGTCGTAGAACAGAAGCACTTCGCCACCTGTGCAAAATGAACCCTTCCCAAGCTCTGAGGGTCCGAGGCATGGTG GTGGAAGAGTGTCATCTACCAGGTCTTGGTGTGGCTTTGACCTTGGATCACACCAAAAATGAAGCTTCAGATGATGGAGTGAGTGACCTGGTGTGTTTTGTGAGTGGTTTGCTACTTGGAACAAATGCAAAGGTTCGAACTTGGTTTGGAACTTTTATCCGAAATGGCCAACAG agaaaaagagataataTCAGTTCCGTGCTTTGGCAAATGAGGAGGCAGCTGCTCCTGGAGCTCATGGGAATCCTTCCCACGGTTCGCAGCACACACATTGTTGAAGAAGCAGATGTTGATATGGAGCCAAACGTGTCTGTGTATTCCGGACTGAAGGAAGAGCACGTCGTGAAAGCCAGCGCGTTGTTACGTCTCTATTGCGCTTTGATGGGAATTGCTGGGCTGAA GCCAACTGATGAAGAAgcggagcagctgctgcagctgatgACCAGCCGGCCTCCCGCAACTCCAGCTGGTGTTCGCTTTGtatctctttccttctgtatgCTTCTGGCCTTCTCCACTCTTGTCAG CACCCCGGAACAGGAGCAGCTCATGGTAATGTGGCTTAGTTGGATGATAAAGGAAGAAGCTTACTTTGAAAG CATTTCTGGTGTGTCTGCTTCTTTTGGAGAGATGCTTCTCTTGGTAGCCATGTATTTCCACAGCAATCAGCTCAGTGCTATCATTGATTTGGTCTGCTCCACCTTGGGAATGAAG aTTGTTATTAAGCCCAGCTCACTCAGCAGAATGAAGACAATCTTCACACAGGAGATTTTCACTGAACAG GTTGTTACGGCTCACGCAGTTCGCGTGCCTGTTACAGGGAATCTCAGTGCCAACATTACTGGGTTTTTACCTATTCACTGCATTtaccagcttttaaaaagtcGATCATTCACCAAGCACAAAGTATCCATTAAG GACTGGATCTATCGGCAGCTCTGTGAAACCACCACTCCACTCCATCCTCAGTTGCTTCCTCTTATTGATGTCTACATTAACTCTATTCTTACTCCTGCATCTAAATCCAATCCAGAGGCCACAAATCAGCCTGTCACGGAGCAGGAGATACTGAATGTTTTTCAAGGACTCTCGGGG GGAGAAAATACTCGTCTTACTCAACGATACAGCATCACAACACAATTGCTTGTCCTCTACTATGTCCTGTCATACGAAGAAGCGCTTCTGGCAAACACAAAGATACTAG CTGccatgcagaaaaaacccaagtcttACTCATCAGCGTTAATGGATCAGATCCCAATCAAGTACCTCATCCGGCAGGCGCAAggactgcagcaggagctgggaggtAGATCTGTGTGCGAAAGCCTGACGTGCATGCAGACAGAAGGCGCCGCCTGTTTCCAGCCCTGTGGCTATT GCTTGCATTCTGCACTGTTACGCCTTCTTGCAACTAACTATCCACACCTCTGCATCGTGGAAGACTGGATCTGTGAGGAGCAGATCACGGGCACTGACGCCTTACTGAGGAGGATGCTTCTGACTAACATTGCAAAGAATCACTCTCCCAAACAGCTCCAGGAAG CATTTTCCATGCTGCCTGGAAATCACACCCAGCTGATGCAGATCTTAGAACATTTAACACTTCTCTCGGCCGGTGAATTGATCCCATATGCAGAAGTATTGACATCAAATATGAATCGCTTGCTGAATGCTGGAGTCCCTCGGAGGATTCTTCAGACTGTCAATAAACTTTGGATGGTTCTTAACACTGTGATGCCAAGAAG GTTGTGGGTGATGACTGTTAATGCTCTGCAGCCTTCAGCAAAAGTAGTCCGACAGCAGAAATACACCCAGAATGATCTGATGATTGATCCTTTGATTGTACTAAGATGCGATCAGAGAGTTCATAG GAGTCCTCCTCTGATGGATATAACTTTGCACATGTTGAACGGCTATCTTCTTGCTTCAAAAGCTTACCTCAATTCTCAcctaaaagaaacagcagagcaggacaTTAGGCCATCCCAGAACAATGCAATGGGTCCAGAGGCCCCAGAAGTTACaagggaagaattaaaaaatgcattgcttGCTGCTCAG gacagtgctgctgtgcagaTTCTTCTAGAGATCTGCTTACctacagaggaggagaaagctcAGAGCAGTAATACCCACAGTTTGCTCAAGAGTGTTCATAGTACCACGGGCCCTGCGAGTCCTGAACTAGAAGAAGAAGATAGCTTGCTGTGTAATCTCCGAGAGGTCCAGTGTCTGATCTGCTGTCTGCTGCATCAGATGTATATAGCTGATCCCAACATAGTCAAACTAGTTCATTTCCAG GGTTATCCATGTGAACTTCTGGCGCTGACAGTGGCGGGGATTCCGTCGATGCATATCTGTCTGGATTTCATACCGGAGCTCATTGCCCAGCCTGAACTTGAAAAACAG ATATTTGCTATCCAGttactttcatttttgtgtATCCAGTATGCACTACCGAAATCTCTCAGTGTGGCTCGTTTAGCTATCAATGTGATGGGAACTCTACTCACAG TTTTAACCCAGTCGAAGCGCTATGCTTTTTTTATGCCAACCCTGCCTTGTTTGGTGTCATTCTGCCAAGCCTTTCCTCCTTTGTACGAGGATATTATGTCTCTGCTGATACAAATAGGACAAGTTTGTGCCTCTGATGTTGCTACGCAGACAAGAGACTTCGACCCAATTATTACAC GTCTCCAGCAACTAAAGGAGAAACCACATGAAGTTTCGGGACTTTGTAAAGATTCATCCAACAAAAGTTGTTCAAGGGACATTGCAAGCATGGACCCTGATGTTCGGCTATGCCAGTGTGTTGAAAACACTATCATTGAAATAATTAACATGAGCGTCAGTGGGGTTTAG
- the INTS2 gene encoding integrator complex subunit 2 isoform X2, producing MRGAAMAECSGLQFVSPYAFEAMQKVDVVRLAALSDPELRLLLPCLVRMALCAPADQSQSWAQDKKLILRLLSGVEAVNSIVALLSVDFHALEQDASKEQQLRHKLGGGSGESILVSQLQHGLTLEFEHSDSPRRLRLVLSELLAIMNKVSESNGEFFLKSSELFESPVYLEEAADVLCILQAELPSLLPIVDVAEALLHVKNGAWFLCLLVANVPDSFNEVCRGLIKNGERQDEESVGGRRRTEALRHLCKMNPSQALRVRGMVVEECHLPGLGVALTLDHTKNEASDDGVSDLVCFVSGLLLGTNAKVRTWFGTFIRNGQQRKRDNISSVLWQMRRQLLLELMGILPTVRSTHIVEEADVDMEPNVSVYSGLKEEHVVKASALLRLYCALMGIAGLKPTDEEAEQLLQLMTSRPPATPAGVRFVSLSFCMLLAFSTLVSTPEQEQLMVMWLSWMIKEEAYFESISGVSASFGEMLLLVAMYFHSNQLSAIIDLVCSTLGMKIVIKPSSLSRMKTIFTQEIFTEQVVTAHAVRVPVTGNLSANITGFLPIHCIYQLLKSRSFTKHKVSIKDWIYRQLCETTTPLHPQLLPLIDVYINSILTPASKSNPEATNQPVTEQEILNVFQGLSGGENTRLTQRYSITTQLLVLYYVLSYEEALLANTKILAAMQKKPKSYSSALMDQIPIKYLIRQAQGLQQELGGLHSALLRLLATNYPHLCIVEDWICEEQITGTDALLRRMLLTNIAKNHSPKQLQEAFSMLPGNHTQLMQILEHLTLLSAGELIPYAEVLTSNMNRLLNAGVPRRILQTVNKLWMVLNTVMPRRLWVMTVNALQPSAKVVRQQKYTQNDLMIDPLIVLRCDQRVHRSPPLMDITLHMLNGYLLASKAYLNSHLKETAEQDIRPSQNNAMGPEAPEVTREELKNALLAAQDSAAVQILLEICLPTEEEKAQSSNTHSLLKSVHSTTGPASPELEEEDSLLCNLREVQCLICCLLHQMYIADPNIVKLVHFQGYPCELLALTVAGIPSMHICLDFIPELIAQPELEKQIFAIQLLSFLCIQYALPKSLSVARLAINVMGTLLTVLTQSKRYAFFMPTLPCLVSFCQAFPPLYEDIMSLLIQIGQVCASDVATQTRDFDPIITRLQQLKEKPHEVSGLCKDSSNKSCSRDIASMDPDVRLCQCVENTIIEIINMSVSGV from the exons ATGAGGGGAGCCGCTATGGCGGAGTGCTCCGGCCTCCAGTTCGTCAGCCCCTACGCCTTCGAGGCGATGCAGAAGGTGGACGTGGTGCGGCTGGCCGCGCTGAGCGACCCCGagctgcggctgctgctgccctgcctggtgCGCATGGCCCTCTGCGCCCCCGCCGACCAGAGCCAGAGCTGGGCGCAGGACAAGAAGCTCATCCTGCGGCTCCTCTCGGGCGTGGAGGCCGTCAACTCCATCGTGGCCCTGCTCTCCGTGGATTTCCACGCCTTGGAGCAGGACgccagcaaagagcagcagctccg GCACAAGCTGGGAGGAGGTAGCGGAGAAAGCATCTTGGTGTCGCAGCTTCAGCACGGGCTGACGCTGGAATTTGAACACAGCGATTCACCTCGTCGGCTTCGTCTCGTGCTTAGCGAGTTACTAGCGATTATGAATAAG GTGTCAGAATCAAATGGTGagttttttctgaaatcttctGAGCTCTTCGAGAGTCCTGTTTAtctggaggaggcagcagatGTTCTCTGCATTTTGCAAGCAG AGCTGCCGTCGCTGTTGCCAATAGTTGATGTGGCTGAAGCTCTGTTGCACGTTAAAAATGGAGCCTGGTTCCTCTGCCTTCTCGTGGCCAACGTTCCCGATAGCTTTAATGAGG TCTGCAGAGGTTTGATTAAGAATGGTGAACGGCAGGATGAGGAAAGTGTTGGAGGCCGTCGTAGAACAGAAGCACTTCGCCACCTGTGCAAAATGAACCCTTCCCAAGCTCTGAGGGTCCGAGGCATGGTG GTGGAAGAGTGTCATCTACCAGGTCTTGGTGTGGCTTTGACCTTGGATCACACCAAAAATGAAGCTTCAGATGATGGAGTGAGTGACCTGGTGTGTTTTGTGAGTGGTTTGCTACTTGGAACAAATGCAAAGGTTCGAACTTGGTTTGGAACTTTTATCCGAAATGGCCAACAG agaaaaagagataataTCAGTTCCGTGCTTTGGCAAATGAGGAGGCAGCTGCTCCTGGAGCTCATGGGAATCCTTCCCACGGTTCGCAGCACACACATTGTTGAAGAAGCAGATGTTGATATGGAGCCAAACGTGTCTGTGTATTCCGGACTGAAGGAAGAGCACGTCGTGAAAGCCAGCGCGTTGTTACGTCTCTATTGCGCTTTGATGGGAATTGCTGGGCTGAA GCCAACTGATGAAGAAgcggagcagctgctgcagctgatgACCAGCCGGCCTCCCGCAACTCCAGCTGGTGTTCGCTTTGtatctctttccttctgtatgCTTCTGGCCTTCTCCACTCTTGTCAG CACCCCGGAACAGGAGCAGCTCATGGTAATGTGGCTTAGTTGGATGATAAAGGAAGAAGCTTACTTTGAAAG CATTTCTGGTGTGTCTGCTTCTTTTGGAGAGATGCTTCTCTTGGTAGCCATGTATTTCCACAGCAATCAGCTCAGTGCTATCATTGATTTGGTCTGCTCCACCTTGGGAATGAAG aTTGTTATTAAGCCCAGCTCACTCAGCAGAATGAAGACAATCTTCACACAGGAGATTTTCACTGAACAG GTTGTTACGGCTCACGCAGTTCGCGTGCCTGTTACAGGGAATCTCAGTGCCAACATTACTGGGTTTTTACCTATTCACTGCATTtaccagcttttaaaaagtcGATCATTCACCAAGCACAAAGTATCCATTAAG GACTGGATCTATCGGCAGCTCTGTGAAACCACCACTCCACTCCATCCTCAGTTGCTTCCTCTTATTGATGTCTACATTAACTCTATTCTTACTCCTGCATCTAAATCCAATCCAGAGGCCACAAATCAGCCTGTCACGGAGCAGGAGATACTGAATGTTTTTCAAGGACTCTCGGGG GGAGAAAATACTCGTCTTACTCAACGATACAGCATCACAACACAATTGCTTGTCCTCTACTATGTCCTGTCATACGAAGAAGCGCTTCTGGCAAACACAAAGATACTAG CTGccatgcagaaaaaacccaagtcttACTCATCAGCGTTAATGGATCAGATCCCAATCAAGTACCTCATCCGGCAGGCGCAAggactgcagcaggagctgggag GCTTGCATTCTGCACTGTTACGCCTTCTTGCAACTAACTATCCACACCTCTGCATCGTGGAAGACTGGATCTGTGAGGAGCAGATCACGGGCACTGACGCCTTACTGAGGAGGATGCTTCTGACTAACATTGCAAAGAATCACTCTCCCAAACAGCTCCAGGAAG CATTTTCCATGCTGCCTGGAAATCACACCCAGCTGATGCAGATCTTAGAACATTTAACACTTCTCTCGGCCGGTGAATTGATCCCATATGCAGAAGTATTGACATCAAATATGAATCGCTTGCTGAATGCTGGAGTCCCTCGGAGGATTCTTCAGACTGTCAATAAACTTTGGATGGTTCTTAACACTGTGATGCCAAGAAG GTTGTGGGTGATGACTGTTAATGCTCTGCAGCCTTCAGCAAAAGTAGTCCGACAGCAGAAATACACCCAGAATGATCTGATGATTGATCCTTTGATTGTACTAAGATGCGATCAGAGAGTTCATAG GAGTCCTCCTCTGATGGATATAACTTTGCACATGTTGAACGGCTATCTTCTTGCTTCAAAAGCTTACCTCAATTCTCAcctaaaagaaacagcagagcaggacaTTAGGCCATCCCAGAACAATGCAATGGGTCCAGAGGCCCCAGAAGTTACaagggaagaattaaaaaatgcattgcttGCTGCTCAG gacagtgctgctgtgcagaTTCTTCTAGAGATCTGCTTACctacagaggaggagaaagctcAGAGCAGTAATACCCACAGTTTGCTCAAGAGTGTTCATAGTACCACGGGCCCTGCGAGTCCTGAACTAGAAGAAGAAGATAGCTTGCTGTGTAATCTCCGAGAGGTCCAGTGTCTGATCTGCTGTCTGCTGCATCAGATGTATATAGCTGATCCCAACATAGTCAAACTAGTTCATTTCCAG GGTTATCCATGTGAACTTCTGGCGCTGACAGTGGCGGGGATTCCGTCGATGCATATCTGTCTGGATTTCATACCGGAGCTCATTGCCCAGCCTGAACTTGAAAAACAG ATATTTGCTATCCAGttactttcatttttgtgtATCCAGTATGCACTACCGAAATCTCTCAGTGTGGCTCGTTTAGCTATCAATGTGATGGGAACTCTACTCACAG TTTTAACCCAGTCGAAGCGCTATGCTTTTTTTATGCCAACCCTGCCTTGTTTGGTGTCATTCTGCCAAGCCTTTCCTCCTTTGTACGAGGATATTATGTCTCTGCTGATACAAATAGGACAAGTTTGTGCCTCTGATGTTGCTACGCAGACAAGAGACTTCGACCCAATTATTACAC GTCTCCAGCAACTAAAGGAGAAACCACATGAAGTTTCGGGACTTTGTAAAGATTCATCCAACAAAAGTTGTTCAAGGGACATTGCAAGCATGGACCCTGATGTTCGGCTATGCCAGTGTGTTGAAAACACTATCATTGAAATAATTAACATGAGCGTCAGTGGGGTTTAG
- the INTS2 gene encoding integrator complex subunit 2 isoform X3: MNPSQALRVRGMVVEECHLPGLGVALTLDHTKNEASDDGVSDLVCFVSGLLLGTNAKVRTWFGTFIRNGQQRKRDNISSVLWQMRRQLLLELMGILPTVRSTHIVEEADVDMEPNVSVYSGLKEEHVVKASALLRLYCALMGIAGLKPTDEEAEQLLQLMTSRPPATPAGVRFVSLSFCMLLAFSTLVSTPEQEQLMVMWLSWMIKEEAYFESISGVSASFGEMLLLVAMYFHSNQLSAIIDLVCSTLGMKIVIKPSSLSRMKTIFTQEIFTEQVVTAHAVRVPVTGNLSANITGFLPIHCIYQLLKSRSFTKHKVSIKDWIYRQLCETTTPLHPQLLPLIDVYINSILTPASKSNPEATNQPVTEQEILNVFQGLSGGENTRLTQRYSITTQLLVLYYVLSYEEALLANTKILAAMQKKPKSYSSALMDQIPIKYLIRQAQGLQQELGGRSVCESLTCMQTEGAACFQPCGYCLHSALLRLLATNYPHLCIVEDWICEEQITGTDALLRRMLLTNIAKNHSPKQLQEAFSMLPGNHTQLMQILEHLTLLSAGELIPYAEVLTSNMNRLLNAGVPRRILQTVNKLWMVLNTVMPRRLWVMTVNALQPSAKVVRQQKYTQNDLMIDPLIVLRCDQRVHRSPPLMDITLHMLNGYLLASKAYLNSHLKETAEQDIRPSQNNAMGPEAPEVTREELKNALLAAQDSAAVQILLEICLPTEEEKAQSSNTHSLLKSVHSTTGPASPELEEEDSLLCNLREVQCLICCLLHQMYIADPNIVKLVHFQGYPCELLALTVAGIPSMHICLDFIPELIAQPELEKQIFAIQLLSFLCIQYALPKSLSVARLAINVMGTLLTVLTQSKRYAFFMPTLPCLVSFCQAFPPLYEDIMSLLIQIGQVCASDVATQTRDFDPIITRLQQLKEKPHEVSGLCKDSSNKSCSRDIASMDPDVRLCQCVENTIIEIINMSVSGV, encoded by the exons ATGAACCCTTCCCAAGCTCTGAGGGTCCGAGGCATGGTG GTGGAAGAGTGTCATCTACCAGGTCTTGGTGTGGCTTTGACCTTGGATCACACCAAAAATGAAGCTTCAGATGATGGAGTGAGTGACCTGGTGTGTTTTGTGAGTGGTTTGCTACTTGGAACAAATGCAAAGGTTCGAACTTGGTTTGGAACTTTTATCCGAAATGGCCAACAG agaaaaagagataataTCAGTTCCGTGCTTTGGCAAATGAGGAGGCAGCTGCTCCTGGAGCTCATGGGAATCCTTCCCACGGTTCGCAGCACACACATTGTTGAAGAAGCAGATGTTGATATGGAGCCAAACGTGTCTGTGTATTCCGGACTGAAGGAAGAGCACGTCGTGAAAGCCAGCGCGTTGTTACGTCTCTATTGCGCTTTGATGGGAATTGCTGGGCTGAA GCCAACTGATGAAGAAgcggagcagctgctgcagctgatgACCAGCCGGCCTCCCGCAACTCCAGCTGGTGTTCGCTTTGtatctctttccttctgtatgCTTCTGGCCTTCTCCACTCTTGTCAG CACCCCGGAACAGGAGCAGCTCATGGTAATGTGGCTTAGTTGGATGATAAAGGAAGAAGCTTACTTTGAAAG CATTTCTGGTGTGTCTGCTTCTTTTGGAGAGATGCTTCTCTTGGTAGCCATGTATTTCCACAGCAATCAGCTCAGTGCTATCATTGATTTGGTCTGCTCCACCTTGGGAATGAAG aTTGTTATTAAGCCCAGCTCACTCAGCAGAATGAAGACAATCTTCACACAGGAGATTTTCACTGAACAG GTTGTTACGGCTCACGCAGTTCGCGTGCCTGTTACAGGGAATCTCAGTGCCAACATTACTGGGTTTTTACCTATTCACTGCATTtaccagcttttaaaaagtcGATCATTCACCAAGCACAAAGTATCCATTAAG GACTGGATCTATCGGCAGCTCTGTGAAACCACCACTCCACTCCATCCTCAGTTGCTTCCTCTTATTGATGTCTACATTAACTCTATTCTTACTCCTGCATCTAAATCCAATCCAGAGGCCACAAATCAGCCTGTCACGGAGCAGGAGATACTGAATGTTTTTCAAGGACTCTCGGGG GGAGAAAATACTCGTCTTACTCAACGATACAGCATCACAACACAATTGCTTGTCCTCTACTATGTCCTGTCATACGAAGAAGCGCTTCTGGCAAACACAAAGATACTAG CTGccatgcagaaaaaacccaagtcttACTCATCAGCGTTAATGGATCAGATCCCAATCAAGTACCTCATCCGGCAGGCGCAAggactgcagcaggagctgggaggtAGATCTGTGTGCGAAAGCCTGACGTGCATGCAGACAGAAGGCGCCGCCTGTTTCCAGCCCTGTGGCTATT GCTTGCATTCTGCACTGTTACGCCTTCTTGCAACTAACTATCCACACCTCTGCATCGTGGAAGACTGGATCTGTGAGGAGCAGATCACGGGCACTGACGCCTTACTGAGGAGGATGCTTCTGACTAACATTGCAAAGAATCACTCTCCCAAACAGCTCCAGGAAG CATTTTCCATGCTGCCTGGAAATCACACCCAGCTGATGCAGATCTTAGAACATTTAACACTTCTCTCGGCCGGTGAATTGATCCCATATGCAGAAGTATTGACATCAAATATGAATCGCTTGCTGAATGCTGGAGTCCCTCGGAGGATTCTTCAGACTGTCAATAAACTTTGGATGGTTCTTAACACTGTGATGCCAAGAAG GTTGTGGGTGATGACTGTTAATGCTCTGCAGCCTTCAGCAAAAGTAGTCCGACAGCAGAAATACACCCAGAATGATCTGATGATTGATCCTTTGATTGTACTAAGATGCGATCAGAGAGTTCATAG GAGTCCTCCTCTGATGGATATAACTTTGCACATGTTGAACGGCTATCTTCTTGCTTCAAAAGCTTACCTCAATTCTCAcctaaaagaaacagcagagcaggacaTTAGGCCATCCCAGAACAATGCAATGGGTCCAGAGGCCCCAGAAGTTACaagggaagaattaaaaaatgcattgcttGCTGCTCAG gacagtgctgctgtgcagaTTCTTCTAGAGATCTGCTTACctacagaggaggagaaagctcAGAGCAGTAATACCCACAGTTTGCTCAAGAGTGTTCATAGTACCACGGGCCCTGCGAGTCCTGAACTAGAAGAAGAAGATAGCTTGCTGTGTAATCTCCGAGAGGTCCAGTGTCTGATCTGCTGTCTGCTGCATCAGATGTATATAGCTGATCCCAACATAGTCAAACTAGTTCATTTCCAG GGTTATCCATGTGAACTTCTGGCGCTGACAGTGGCGGGGATTCCGTCGATGCATATCTGTCTGGATTTCATACCGGAGCTCATTGCCCAGCCTGAACTTGAAAAACAG ATATTTGCTATCCAGttactttcatttttgtgtATCCAGTATGCACTACCGAAATCTCTCAGTGTGGCTCGTTTAGCTATCAATGTGATGGGAACTCTACTCACAG TTTTAACCCAGTCGAAGCGCTATGCTTTTTTTATGCCAACCCTGCCTTGTTTGGTGTCATTCTGCCAAGCCTTTCCTCCTTTGTACGAGGATATTATGTCTCTGCTGATACAAATAGGACAAGTTTGTGCCTCTGATGTTGCTACGCAGACAAGAGACTTCGACCCAATTATTACAC GTCTCCAGCAACTAAAGGAGAAACCACATGAAGTTTCGGGACTTTGTAAAGATTCATCCAACAAAAGTTGTTCAAGGGACATTGCAAGCATGGACCCTGATGTTCGGCTATGCCAGTGTGTTGAAAACACTATCATTGAAATAATTAACATGAGCGTCAGTGGGGTTTAG